The sequence CCGAATTGAAAGATCAGGAAGCAGATGAAAAGCTAGTCTTTCAGATGTACTATGACTTTTCTGAAAATGTTGCCAAGATGCAGGGCTATCGGACCCTGGCTCTCAACCGTGGTGAGAAAATCGGTGCCTTGAAAGTCGGTTTTGAGCACAATATCGACAAGATCATCCGTTTCTTTGAAGTGCGTTTTCCGCAGAAAAATGCCTACATCGCAGATGCCATCAATCAAGCTGTTAAGAAAAAAATCATTCCAGCCATGGAACGCCGCATTCGGACCGAGTTGACGGAAAGTGCAGAAGAAGGAGCCATCGCCCTCTTCTCAGACAATCTACGCAACCTGCTCCTTGTACCGCCTTTAAAAGGGAAAATGGTATTGGGCTTTGATCCAGCCTTTCGGACAGGGGCCAAGCTGGCAGTGGTGGATCAGACTGGTAAACTCTTGACCACCCAGGTTATTCATCCTGTCAAACCTGCTTCTCAGGCCCAAATCGCCCAAGCCAAGAAAGACTTGGCAGACTTGATTGGGCAATACCAAGTGGAAATCATTGCCATCGGAAACGGGACTGCCAGCCGTGAGTCGGAGGCTTTCGTTGCTGATTTGCTTAAGGATTTTCCAGCGGTTTCTTATGTCATCGTCAATGAAAGCGGAGCCTCTGTTTACTCAGCTTCTGAACTGGCGAGAACAGAGTTTCCAGACCTGACCGTCGAAAAACGCTCTGCCATTTCCATAGCCCGCCGTCTGCAAGACCCTCTGGCTGAGCTGGTCAAAATCGATCCCAAGTCGATTGGTGTCGGCCAGTACCAGCACGATGTCAACCAGAAGCTCCTGTCGGAAAGTCTGGACTTTGTGGTGGATACGGTGGTCAACCAGGTCGGTGTCAATGTCAACACGGCTAGTCCTGCCCTCCTGGCCCACGTGGCCGGTCTTAACAAGACCATTTCGGAGAACATCGTCAAGTACCGCGAGGAAAATGGTGCCCTGACCTCGCGTCAGCAGCTCAAGAAGGTTCCCCGTTTGGGCGACAAAGCCTTTGAGCAAGCGGCCGGCTTCTTGCGGATTCCAGATGCGACCAACTTTTTGGACAATACTGGTGTGCACCCAGAGTCTTACAAGGCTGTAGAGAACTTGTTGGCACTCCTAAGCATTGACCACATAGATGCAGTTGCGCAGGAAAAATTAAAGCAGGTGACTATCGCAGAAACAGCTGAAAAAATTGGTGTCGGTCAGGAGACCTTGAAGGACATCATCGCAGACTTGCTCAAGCCTGGTCGGGATATGCGGGATGAATTTGCAGCACCTGTCCTTCGTCAAGATGTCTTGGACTTCAAAGATCTGCAAATCGGTCAGAAGTTAGAAGGAGTAGTCCGCAATGTCGTCGATTTTGGAGCCTTTGTTGATATCGGTATCCATGAGGATGGGCTCATTCACATCTCCAATATGAGTAAGAATTTCATCAAGCATCCTAGCCAAGTGGTCTCAGTCGGTGACTTGGTGACTGTATGGGTCCACAAGCTGGATGAGCAACGTGAGAAGGTCAATTTGACTCTGGTGCCCCCTCGTGAATCTAACTGAGTACGTGCAGCAGGTTTCGTTGGAGGACTTCGGTAAGGAATTTCGACATCAAGCTGTTTGGAATCGCCGACTGCGGTCGACAGGTGGCCGCTTTTTTCCAAAAGATGGGCATTTGGACTTTAACCCCAAACATTTGGAGGAGCAAGGTTTAGAGGTCTTTCGTAAGATTGTTCGCCACGAGCTCTGCCATTATCATCTCTACTTTGAGAAAAAAGGCTATCGGCATAAGGACAGGGACTTCAAGGAGTTACTGGCTGCGGTGGACGGCTTCCGCTATGCTCCCAGCCTTCAGCAGACAGCCAAACCTTCCCTGCTGTATACCTGCCAGTCCTGTGGGCAGGTTTACCAGCGGAGACGCCGCATTGACCTAAAAAAATACCGCTGTGGGCGCTGCAAAGGAGCTTTAAAGCAAGACAGGTAAGAATCAGTCCTCGGGCTGATTTTTTTGTGGACAAATGTGATATACTAGAAGGGAATTGAGGTGACATCATGAGTTATCAACAGAGAGAGCGTTTGATGGAGCTCTATGAAAAAGGGGTTTTAACCAAGGAAGAAGCCAAGGCTTGTTTTTTGACCTTTGATGAGCGACCAGAACAGTTGTTTGTGGAAGAAAAAACCAAACTATCTTTTTCTCTGCCGAGTTTAAAGGTCTTTTCATCGACCAAGCGGCAACAGGCTTACCAGTTTCAAGGCATTGAGTCCCTCTTTATTCGATTGACCAGTGGAAAAGTGGTTTTTAGCAAATCCAAATCAGACGATTTACAGGTCAAGATTGTCTATCCTAGCCAGACCAGAGAAGAGGACTTGCCACAATTTTTTGTAGAAAATAAGGGGCTTTACTATTCTTCTGCAGTTAGTTGCCAATTAATGGTTTCCTTGCCAGAGGCTTGGTTGTCCATTTTGGATTTGGATTTGGGAAAGGCGGAGGCGCGACTAGACTATCTTCCATTTGAAGATATGGCAGTGCATAGTCAGATGGACGAAAAACAACAGGACGTTCGTTTGACCTTGGACGGTAGTCGTTCTCAGGCTCTGTCTATCCAAGTCAGAATGGCTCCCATTCATCTCAACCTTGGTAAGCAATTGGGGATCAAGGGGAAAATGGAAGCCAAAAGTGGTCAGTTGATCATTAATCGTAAAAAGATAGCGAATCCCTTTATTTGTGATCGGGCTGGTCAGGAAACTGCTTTTGTCCGAATTCAAACAGATCGGAGCCCGATTACGCTAAAAGGAGGAAAAGAAATTGTTAAAGCTTTTTAGAAAACGGACGGGTCAGGTTTGGCGAGGGGTTCTTGCAGGCTTGGCAGATAAATTTTCATGGAATGTATCCGTCCTACGCTGGGCTTTTGTGCTTTTAGTTGCTTTTTCGGGCAGATTGGGAATGGGCCTACTGTTGACCTATCTAATTTTGGGTTTTGTCCTTCCTTATAGAGAGGATTGGGAAGCAGAACAGTTTGGCTTGGGACCGCGAAAAATAAAAGAAGCTGAGTCTCTGTCGTCTGAAAAATAAGGAGGAGAATGAGCTGATACAGAGACGCCCCATCTGAAACGGATGTGGGCTTTTCTTTCTGAAAAATACTTCCAGAAGGGTCCCTCTAACTGTTCAAGTCAAGCGAGCTTATGTTATAATAGGAAAAAAGAAAAGGAGGGCTCTATGACAGTTTTTGTGAAAGATTTGCTTGAACATCTTCGTGTTCAGCCCATGTATTCGACGAATGCCTTGTTGCAAAAAGAAATCACCACATCAGACATCTCACGTCCAGGTTTGGAAATGACGGGCTATTTTGATTATTACTCCCCAGAACGGATCCAGCTGATTGGGATGAAGGAGTGGTCCTATTTGATGGCCATGACAGCCCACAACCGCTATCAGGTTTTACGCCAAATGTTCCAGCC is a genomic window of Streptococcus sp. 29896 containing:
- a CDS encoding Tex family protein — translated: MEDKYLKIAQELGVSLKQIDTVLTLTAEGNTIPFIARYRKEATGNLDEVVIKAIIDRDKALTALADRKETVLTKIEEQGKLTDQLRQAIEEAEKLADVEELYLPYKEKRRTKATVAREAGLFPLARLILKNVADLETQAANFICEGFATAQACLAGAVDILVEAISEDAKLRAWTYHEIQTNSSLYSELKDQEADEKLVFQMYYDFSENVAKMQGYRTLALNRGEKIGALKVGFEHNIDKIIRFFEVRFPQKNAYIADAINQAVKKKIIPAMERRIRTELTESAEEGAIALFSDNLRNLLLVPPLKGKMVLGFDPAFRTGAKLAVVDQTGKLLTTQVIHPVKPASQAQIAQAKKDLADLIGQYQVEIIAIGNGTASRESEAFVADLLKDFPAVSYVIVNESGASVYSASELARTEFPDLTVEKRSAISIARRLQDPLAELVKIDPKSIGVGQYQHDVNQKLLSESLDFVVDTVVNQVGVNVNTASPALLAHVAGLNKTISENIVKYREENGALTSRQQLKKVPRLGDKAFEQAAGFLRIPDATNFLDNTGVHPESYKAVENLLALLSIDHIDAVAQEKLKQVTIAETAEKIGVGQETLKDIIADLLKPGRDMRDEFAAPVLRQDVLDFKDLQIGQKLEGVVRNVVDFGAFVDIGIHEDGLIHISNMSKNFIKHPSQVVSVGDLVTVWVHKLDEQREKVNLTLVPPRESN
- a CDS encoding SprT family protein, with translation MNLTEYVQQVSLEDFGKEFRHQAVWNRRLRSTGGRFFPKDGHLDFNPKHLEEQGLEVFRKIVRHELCHYHLYFEKKGYRHKDRDFKELLAAVDGFRYAPSLQQTAKPSLLYTCQSCGQVYQRRRRIDLKKYRCGRCKGALKQDR
- a CDS encoding PspC domain-containing protein; translation: MLKLFRKRTGQVWRGVLAGLADKFSWNVSVLRWAFVLLVAFSGRLGMGLLLTYLILGFVLPYREDWEAEQFGLGPRKIKEAESLSSEK